The DNA sequence GAGCGTATTTAGAAAAGGGAGATAAAGAGCCTATTTTGCCTTTTCAAGGTATTCACCATCAACAGTATTGACTTTAACCTTTTCACCTTCAAGTACATGAAAAGGTACTTGAATGACTGCCCCACTGTTAAGTGTTGCTGGTTTTCTGCCGCCCTGAGAGTCACCTTTGAAATTAGGTGGTGTCTCAATGATTTCATACACATATGTGTTAGGAAGCTCAACAGTAATGGCTTTACCATTATGGAAAAGAATATCTGTCTCCATGCCGTCTACTAAAAAATCGATTATATCTTTACCCACTTGCTCGTGCGTTAAACCAATTTGGTCAAATGTTGTCGTATCCATGAACTGCAAAAACTCTCCATCATCATAAAGATACTGCATTTTTTTCTGCTCAAGTTCAGGAACCTCAAACTTGTCACCTGCATGCACTGTCTTTTCAATCACCTTTCCAGATTTGAGGTTCTTGATTTTGACA is a window from the Sulfurovum sp. genome containing:
- the efp gene encoding elongation factor P; the protein is MATIGMGDIKKGVRLEIDGNPYRVTEFQHVKPGKGAAFVRVKIKNLKSGKVIEKTVHAGDKFEVPELEQKKMQYLYDDGEFLQFMDTTTFDQIGLTHEQVGKDIIDFLVDGMETDILFHNGKAITVELPNTYVYEIIETPPNFKGDSQGGRKPATLNSGAVIQVPFHVLEGEKVKVNTVDGEYLEKAK